One stretch of Pseudoalteromonas shioyasakiensis DNA includes these proteins:
- a CDS encoding acetolactate synthase 2 catalytic subunit, producing the protein MTGAELTIDLLAKHGVKDVFGYPGGAIMPIYDALYGAPVKHYLTRHEQGAGFAAVGFARSTGKLGVCFATSGPGATNLITALADAMMDSVPLLAITGQVPTAAIGSDAFQEVDVLGMSLSCTKHSYMVERAEDLAEILQEAIHLAQSGRPGPVLVDIPKDIQMAQVPFHPWLAAEDHLPKLDSNQVAIANQILSEAQRPVAYIGGGVQAASAQDELMQFLEKTHMPAVSTLKALGSVLPDYEYDLGMLGMHGGKAANLAVQECDVLVCIGARFDDRVTGNLSKFAAKAKVIHLDIDAAEIGKRKPVKASLVADLKTSLPQLECFVTPDEWLTHIASMMKEHAWRYDYPGEKVFAPYLLNQLSQKMPSTGVVCCDVGQHQMWVAQHMKFSHPSNHLSSGGAGTMGFGLPAAIGAQVARPNDFVITVSGDGSIMMNIQELATIRRNNLPVKILILDNQRLGMVRQWQQLFFEGRYSETNLSDNPDFVQLAAVFGIPGQTITKADEVDAAVDALVTSKGPYILHACIDDKENVWPLVPPGAANDEMMTETVK; encoded by the coding sequence CCTATTTACGACGCTTTGTACGGTGCGCCAGTCAAACATTATTTGACCCGTCATGAACAAGGGGCTGGCTTTGCCGCTGTGGGTTTTGCGCGAAGCACAGGTAAGTTAGGCGTGTGTTTTGCTACTTCCGGCCCTGGGGCGACCAACTTAATCACAGCCCTTGCCGATGCGATGATGGATTCAGTGCCATTACTTGCTATCACAGGTCAAGTACCAACCGCAGCGATAGGCTCCGACGCCTTTCAGGAAGTGGATGTGTTAGGCATGTCGTTATCTTGCACCAAGCATAGTTACATGGTTGAAAGAGCTGAAGATTTAGCCGAAATATTACAAGAAGCCATCCACTTAGCGCAAAGCGGCCGTCCTGGTCCTGTGTTAGTAGATATTCCGAAAGACATCCAAATGGCGCAAGTACCATTTCATCCTTGGTTAGCTGCCGAAGATCACTTACCAAAATTAGACTCAAACCAAGTTGCTATTGCCAATCAAATCTTAAGTGAAGCCCAGCGCCCTGTAGCGTATATCGGTGGTGGTGTACAAGCTGCCAGTGCACAAGATGAATTAATGCAGTTTTTAGAAAAAACACATATGCCTGCAGTATCAACGTTAAAAGCGTTAGGTAGTGTATTACCTGATTATGAATATGACCTAGGAATGCTAGGTATGCATGGTGGTAAAGCGGCTAACTTAGCGGTGCAAGAGTGTGATGTTTTGGTCTGTATTGGTGCCCGCTTTGACGACCGTGTCACTGGAAACTTAAGCAAGTTTGCGGCAAAAGCAAAGGTTATTCACCTTGATATTGATGCCGCAGAGATTGGTAAACGTAAGCCTGTAAAAGCGTCATTAGTGGCAGACTTAAAAACTTCATTACCGCAACTAGAGTGTTTTGTAACTCCAGATGAGTGGCTAACGCACATTGCAAGCATGATGAAAGAGCATGCATGGCGCTATGACTACCCGGGTGAAAAAGTATTCGCACCTTATTTATTGAACCAGCTAAGCCAAAAAATGCCATCAACTGGTGTGGTGTGTTGTGATGTGGGTCAGCATCAAATGTGGGTTGCGCAGCACATGAAATTTAGTCACCCAAGCAATCATTTAAGTAGTGGTGGTGCAGGTACCATGGGCTTTGGTCTACCAGCAGCCATCGGTGCACAAGTTGCTCGCCCAAATGATTTTGTGATCACAGTGTCGGGTGATGGTTCAATCATGATGAACATTCAAGAACTGGCAACGATTCGTCGTAACAATCTGCCAGTTAAAATTTTAATCTTAGATAACCAACGTTTAGGCATGGTACGTCAATGGCAGCAGCTATTTTTTGAAGGTCGTTATTCTGAAACAAACCTTTCAGATAATCCTGATTTTGTGCAGTTAGCAGCAGTGTTTGGTATTCCAGGTCAAACTATCACTAAAGCAGATGAAGTTGATGCTGCGGTTGATGCGTTAGTAACTAGTAAAGGTCCATACATTCTCCATGCCTGTATCGATGATAAAGAAAATGTATGGCCGCTTGTACCGCCTGGTGCAGCCAACGATGAAATGATGACGGAGACAGTAAAATGA
- the ilvM gene encoding acetolactate synthase 2 small subunit, whose product MKHTLTIALKNQSVAVERFLRVARHRGFDLTTMNLEMADEAFHVTMTVDSDKPIYLLTSQLSKLVDVKHVNVENQFQQQAI is encoded by the coding sequence ATGAAACACACCCTAACGATTGCACTAAAGAATCAAAGTGTCGCTGTAGAGCGCTTTTTACGCGTTGCGCGTCATCGCGGCTTTGACCTAACAACAATGAATTTAGAAATGGCTGATGAAGCGTTTCACGTCACCATGACAGTAGACAGCGATAAGCCGATTTATCTACTAACATCACAGTTGAGTAAATTGGTCGATGTAAAACACGTCAATGTTGAAAACCAATTTCAACAACAAGCAATCTAG
- the ilvD gene encoding dihydroxy-acid dehydratase, whose protein sequence is MAKLRSATTTEGRKRAGARALWRATGMTDKDFGKPIIAVVNSYTQFVPGHVHLNQLSELMAETITEAGGVPKEFNTIAIDDGIAMGHGGMLYSLPSRDLIADSVEYMVNAHCADAMICISNCDKITPGMMLAALRLNIPVIFVSGGPMEAGKTRLADIDIKLDLVDAMVKGADTSVSDEDSEKVERSACPTCGSCSGMFTANSMNCLLEAIGLALPGNGTTLATHKDRKQLYVEAGARIVDLCREYYQKDNAAVLPRAIANRTAFMNAMVVDIAMGGSSNTVLHLLAAAQEAGVDFDMSHIDELSRKTPFLCKVAPATNKYHIEDVHRAGGMMAIIRELGKAGLVDLSVDHVAGHTMAEMVTKWDATDPSNEVAQKFYKAGPAGIRTTKAMSQECRWPELDNDRENGCIRSVENAFRQDGGLAVLSGNLALDGCIVKSAGVVEEMLHFEGPAVVYESQDDSVEGILNGEVKAGDVVVIRYEGPKGGPGMQEMLYPTSYLKSVGLGEKCALITDGRFSGGTSGLSIGHVSPEAASGGAIAYVENGDKIVIDIATREITLALSDEELEARKQKQLARGKDAYKPLDRDRYVSSALKAYALLATSADKGAVRDLAKLEELS, encoded by the coding sequence ATGGCTAAATTAAGAAGTGCAACAACAACAGAGGGTCGAAAACGTGCAGGAGCGCGTGCTTTATGGCGTGCAACAGGAATGACAGATAAAGATTTCGGTAAGCCTATTATCGCTGTTGTAAACTCGTACACTCAGTTTGTACCGGGTCATGTTCACCTTAACCAGCTCAGTGAGCTGATGGCCGAAACCATTACCGAAGCGGGTGGTGTACCAAAAGAATTTAATACTATTGCAATCGATGATGGTATCGCGATGGGTCACGGCGGAATGCTGTATTCACTCCCATCGCGTGATTTAATTGCTGACTCAGTTGAGTACATGGTAAATGCCCACTGCGCTGATGCCATGATCTGTATTTCTAACTGTGACAAGATCACTCCTGGAATGATGCTGGCAGCACTTCGTTTAAACATTCCTGTCATTTTTGTATCAGGTGGTCCAATGGAGGCGGGTAAAACACGCCTTGCTGATATCGACATCAAACTTGATTTAGTTGATGCCATGGTTAAGGGTGCTGATACTTCAGTAAGCGATGAAGACTCTGAAAAAGTTGAGCGCTCGGCATGCCCTACCTGTGGTTCATGTTCGGGTATGTTTACTGCTAACTCAATGAACTGTTTATTAGAAGCGATTGGTCTGGCACTACCGGGTAACGGTACTACACTTGCGACCCACAAAGACCGTAAACAACTGTATGTTGAAGCAGGTGCACGCATTGTTGATTTATGTCGTGAGTATTATCAAAAAGATAATGCAGCAGTGTTACCACGCGCTATTGCCAATCGTACCGCTTTCATGAATGCAATGGTGGTTGATATTGCTATGGGTGGATCATCAAATACGGTTTTACACTTACTAGCAGCAGCGCAAGAAGCGGGTGTTGATTTTGATATGTCGCATATCGATGAGCTTTCTCGCAAAACACCATTCTTATGTAAAGTGGCACCAGCGACAAACAAATACCATATTGAAGATGTACATCGCGCTGGTGGCATGATGGCTATTATCCGTGAGTTAGGTAAAGCAGGCCTTGTCGATTTATCTGTTGATCATGTGGCGGGTCATACAATGGCTGAAATGGTAACTAAATGGGATGCGACTGATCCAAGTAATGAAGTAGCGCAAAAATTTTATAAAGCAGGCCCTGCTGGTATCCGCACAACAAAAGCAATGAGCCAAGAATGCCGCTGGCCTGAACTGGATAATGACCGTGAAAATGGTTGTATCCGCAGCGTTGAAAATGCGTTTCGTCAAGATGGTGGCTTAGCGGTGCTATCGGGTAACTTAGCCCTTGATGGTTGTATTGTTAAAAGTGCTGGTGTGGTTGAAGAAATGCTGCATTTTGAAGGCCCAGCAGTCGTTTACGAATCACAGGATGACTCGGTTGAAGGCATTCTTAACGGTGAAGTAAAAGCGGGTGATGTTGTTGTGATTCGCTACGAAGGGCCAAAAGGCGGCCCAGGCATGCAAGAAATGCTGTACCCAACCAGTTATTTAAAATCAGTTGGCTTAGGTGAAAAGTGTGCGCTGATCACTGATGGTCGTTTCTCAGGTGGTACATCGGGTTTATCAATTGGTCACGTTTCCCCAGAAGCGGCAAGCGGTGGTGCAATTGCCTATGTTGAAAATGGCGATAAGATAGTAATTGATATCGCAACTCGCGAAATCACATTAGCTCTTTCTGATGAAGAGCTTGAAGCTCGTAAGCAAAAGCAACTTGCACGCGGGAAAGATGCTTACAAACCTCTAGATCGTGACCGTTATGTTTCATCTGCACTTAAAGCCTATGCCTTACTAGCCACCAGTGCAGACAAAGGAGCTGTGCGTGATTTAGCTAAACTTGAGGAGCTTAGTTAA